The following DNA comes from Streptomyces sp. NBC_00273.
ACCCCGTTGGGGGCGCGAGCGCCCCCGCGCCCCAGACCGTCTCGGCGAAGGACCTCATCACCGAGTACGCCGCGGCTTGCGAACACCGCCCTCCCTCCGCCGTGCTCGGCCAACTCGGGCAGAAGGCCAAGAAGCTCCTCGACGAGGGCATCGACCCCGCCCACGTACGAGCCGGTCTCGACCGCCACCGGGCCAAGGGCCTCCACCCGAAGACCCTGCCCAGCCTCGTGCACGAGGTCATGAACGCGGGGGCCTCCACGCCCACCGCCGCCCACCGGCCCTGGGCCAACCCCACCGACGTCGCTGCCGCCTACGGAGGTGCCCTCTGATCACCACCGCCCTCCCGCAGCCCGCCGACCACGTCGTCCGGGCCATAGCAGGGATCCTTCGCCGCCGGGGCATGGACCCGTCCGTCATGGACTCGCAGGAACCGGAGCCCGCGCCCCAACCGGTCACGTCCCTGGCACTGGCCGATGCCCGCATCCCGCCGCGCTACCGGCAGGCCCTCGCCGATCACCCCGAGGTCGCCGCCTGGGTGGACGAGATCGTGCGTGCCGGGCGCCCCGGCCCGTCCGGCACACGGGGCATTGCAGAGGGCCCGTCGCTGCTGTTCGTCGGCCCCACCGGCACCGGCAAGACCCACCAGGCCTACGGGGCCGTCCGCAGCCTGCTCGCGGCCGGCGTCCGCCTGCGCTGGGAAGCCGTCACCGCCGCCGACCTGTACGCCCGCCTGAGGCCGCGCCCAGGACTCGACGCGGAACGTGAACTGCACACCCTGGCCCGCTGCCCGCTGCTGGTCCTGGACGACCTCGGCGCCGCCAAGGGCAGCGAGTGGACGGAGGAGCTGACCTACCGGCTGATCAACTACCGGTACGAGTACCTGCGCCCCACCTTGCTCACGACGAACCTCCCCATCCCCAAGCTCCGCACCGCCCTCGGCGACCGCGTCGCCTCCCGCCTCTCCGAGATGACCCACCGGGTCATCCTCGACGGGCCCGACCGCCGCCGCCGCAACTCCCCCGCCGCTTGAACGCGTCCACCCTTTGGAGCACCACCCGCTTGACCACCACCTCCCACCGCACGCAGACCGCCGAGCGGTACGCCCTGGCCATCGCAGGCTGCGTCATCG
Coding sequences within:
- a CDS encoding ATP-binding protein; the protein is MDPSVMDSQEPEPAPQPVTSLALADARIPPRYRQALADHPEVAAWVDEIVRAGRPGPSGTRGIAEGPSLLFVGPTGTGKTHQAYGAVRSLLAAGVRLRWEAVTAADLYARLRPRPGLDAERELHTLARCPLLVLDDLGAAKGSEWTEELTYRLINYRYEYLRPTLLTTNLPIPKLRTALGDRVASRLSEMTHRVILDGPDRRRRNSPAA